Proteins encoded by one window of Actinocorallia herbida:
- a CDS encoding LysR family transcriptional regulator, whose product MQLQQLAYFVAVAEIRHFTQAAESLGIAQPSLSKQIRALEKELGAPLFSRARGNITLTPAGDVLLPLAKRILADVDTARLEVRELAGLVRGRVRLGATPSLCAGLLADALRRFHDAYPGIDLTVEEGGSRDLVRDLTRGSLDIALVILPLADDTPLVTTPILREHLVVAMPSDQRPRRSPMSVEDLHGRDLVMFRVGYDLRDSTIAACRQAGFEPRYAVEGGEMDAVLRFVEAGLGIAVVPSMVLAGRPGLRGVPLSPGEGGSPADRPGLERTIAIAHRKDVAPTHAARAFRETLEGYLTDAARDGSLPPGVRHLT is encoded by the coding sequence GTGCAGTTGCAGCAGCTGGCCTACTTCGTCGCGGTGGCGGAGATCCGCCACTTCACGCAGGCGGCCGAGTCGCTCGGCATCGCCCAGCCTTCGCTGTCCAAGCAGATCCGCGCGCTGGAGAAGGAGCTGGGGGCGCCGCTGTTCAGCCGGGCGCGCGGGAACATCACGCTGACCCCGGCCGGCGACGTGCTGCTGCCGCTGGCCAAGCGGATCCTCGCCGACGTCGACACCGCCCGCCTCGAGGTCAGGGAACTGGCCGGGCTGGTGCGGGGCAGGGTCCGGCTGGGCGCGACCCCGTCGCTGTGCGCGGGCCTGCTCGCCGACGCGCTGCGCCGCTTCCACGACGCCTACCCCGGCATCGACCTGACCGTGGAGGAGGGCGGCTCGCGGGACCTCGTGCGGGATCTGACCCGCGGCTCCCTCGACATCGCCCTGGTCATCCTGCCCCTGGCCGACGACACGCCGCTGGTGACCACCCCGATCCTGCGCGAGCACCTGGTGGTGGCGATGCCGTCGGACCAGCGGCCGCGCCGCTCCCCGATGTCGGTGGAGGACCTGCACGGCCGGGACCTCGTCATGTTCCGGGTCGGCTACGACCTGCGCGACTCCACCATCGCCGCGTGCCGCCAGGCCGGGTTCGAGCCCCGCTACGCGGTGGAGGGCGGCGAGATGGACGCGGTGCTGCGGTTCGTCGAGGCGGGCCTGGGGATCGCGGTGGTGCCGAGCATGGTCCTGGCGGGCCGTCCCGGGCTGCGCGGGGTGCCGCTGTCGCCGGGCGAGGGCGGCAGCCCCGCCGACCGGCCGGGCCTGGAGCGCACGATCGCCATCGCGCACCGCAAGGACGTCGCGCCGACCCACGCCGCGCGGGCGTTCCGCGAGACGCTGGAGGGCTACCTCACGGACGCCGCACGCGACGGGTCCCTGCCGCCCGGCGTCAGACACCTGACCTGA